One stretch of Paenibacillus sp. AN1007 DNA includes these proteins:
- a CDS encoding response regulator transcription factor, translated as MRSTILIVDDDEKIVSMLRRGLAFEGYEVQTASNGAEGLSKLMDKEPDIVVLDVMMPQIDGFEVCRRLREAGSKVPVLMLTAKDEVQSRVTGLDTGADDYLVKPFALEELLARVRALLRRKADIATVTDNRLVYEDIILDNDSREVLRDGKRLELTAKEFELLNLFMQNPRRVLSRDLIMDKIWGYDYSGESNVLEVYIAMLRQKTEEHGGKRLIQTIRGAGYILRGDS; from the coding sequence ATGCGCTCAACTATTTTAATTGTAGATGACGACGAAAAAATTGTGTCTATGCTGCGCCGAGGCCTGGCATTTGAAGGATACGAGGTACAGACGGCTTCTAACGGAGCAGAGGGCCTCAGCAAGCTGATGGACAAGGAGCCGGATATTGTAGTTCTGGATGTCATGATGCCGCAAATTGACGGCTTTGAAGTGTGCCGCAGATTAAGAGAAGCGGGCAGCAAAGTGCCTGTACTGATGCTGACTGCCAAAGATGAGGTTCAGAGCAGAGTAACCGGACTGGATACCGGCGCTGACGACTATTTGGTGAAGCCGTTTGCACTGGAGGAACTGCTCGCCCGTGTCCGTGCGCTGCTGCGCCGCAAGGCGGATATCGCTACTGTGACGGATAATCGACTGGTGTATGAAGACATCATTCTGGACAACGATTCACGTGAGGTGCTGCGTGATGGTAAACGTCTGGAGCTGACGGCGAAAGAGTTCGAACTGCTTAATCTGTTTATGCAGAATCCAAGACGGGTGCTGTCCCGTGATCTGATTATGGATAAAATTTGGGGATATGACTACAGCGGAGAGTCTAACGTGCTGGAGGTCTATATTGCGATGCTGAGACAGAAAACGGAAGAGCATGGCGGCAAACGTTTGATTCAGACGATCCGGGGAGCCGGCTACATTTTAAGAGGTGACTCATAA
- a CDS encoding trypsin-like peptidase domain-containing protein: MDERNYRSNRQDEEKETSAAENRNPAGNEDSSYYYSYGPFQSVNQEDTAGSNGARQEGNVEITRPDPVKPVPAYYSSETSDAAGGVSGGRGSGHGGDQGNGSKNNGNWNYNNQRPRSSVRSLLFSFIAGMVVITLLMYTADRTNMFTPQAALVNNGAETAAQETPSNTGGGNNVTASLLPTGKEDVSSVVKQASPAVVKIETLAKQSSRSGAGQGGANTSDPLYQYFFGGGLGGPGGNEEQEPGQGQQPQAGNQLVPMGIGSGFIFDKEGYILTNQHVVQGADVIQVTLENNSKPYEAKLLGSSFDLDLAVLKIEKNSGDKDFPVAPLGDSNNTQVGEWLVAIGNPEGFEHTVTAGVLSAKERSISIPDQETRKTREYSHLLQTDASINPGNSGGPLLNLNGEVIGMNVAVSADAQGIGFAIPSSVISEAVKYLKENKDVPKEPVPFIGASLMNLTPEVAKQMGTNITEGSVVASTVYQSPAYLADLRPYDIITGVNGTPYATSQDLINFIKTQKVGGEITLNVVRDGKKMDVKVKIGNKNDFNTTQTQQQ; encoded by the coding sequence ATGGACGAACGTAATTATAGATCGAACCGACAAGATGAGGAAAAGGAAACCAGCGCAGCTGAGAATCGCAATCCTGCCGGAAATGAAGACTCCTCGTATTATTATTCTTATGGACCTTTTCAGTCCGTGAATCAGGAAGATACAGCTGGCTCCAACGGGGCACGCCAAGAAGGAAACGTAGAAATCACAAGACCCGATCCCGTGAAGCCAGTGCCTGCGTACTACAGCAGCGAAACTTCTGATGCAGCAGGCGGTGTATCTGGCGGTCGTGGTTCAGGTCATGGCGGAGATCAGGGGAATGGCAGCAAAAACAATGGAAACTGGAACTATAACAATCAAAGACCACGGTCTTCTGTAAGATCCCTTTTATTCTCGTTTATCGCTGGTATGGTGGTTATCACCCTGCTTATGTACACAGCAGATCGAACGAATATGTTCACGCCGCAGGCTGCGTTAGTGAACAATGGAGCCGAAACAGCTGCCCAGGAAACTCCGAGTAATACAGGCGGCGGCAATAACGTAACGGCATCTCTGCTGCCAACGGGTAAAGAGGATGTATCCTCTGTAGTGAAACAGGCAAGTCCGGCCGTAGTCAAGATTGAAACCTTGGCGAAACAGTCTTCGCGCAGTGGTGCAGGACAGGGCGGAGCCAATACAAGTGATCCACTGTATCAATATTTCTTCGGCGGCGGGCTTGGCGGGCCTGGTGGAAATGAAGAGCAGGAACCAGGACAAGGTCAGCAGCCTCAAGCAGGCAATCAGCTCGTACCTATGGGGATTGGCTCCGGATTTATTTTCGATAAAGAAGGTTACATCCTCACGAACCAGCACGTTGTTCAAGGAGCTGACGTCATTCAGGTAACACTTGAGAATAACAGCAAGCCTTATGAAGCCAAATTGCTGGGAAGCAGTTTTGACCTTGACCTTGCCGTTTTGAAAATTGAGAAAAACAGCGGAGATAAAGATTTCCCTGTAGCGCCGCTGGGCGACTCCAACAACACCCAGGTTGGTGAATGGCTCGTAGCGATTGGTAACCCGGAAGGGTTTGAACATACGGTAACTGCGGGTGTCCTCAGTGCCAAAGAACGTTCGATCAGCATTCCGGATCAGGAAACACGTAAAACACGTGAATACAGCCACCTGCTGCAGACCGATGCTTCCATTAACCCGGGTAACTCTGGCGGCCCTCTTCTTAACCTGAACGGTGAGGTTATCGGTATGAACGTTGCAGTAAGCGCAGACGCACAGGGGATCGGTTTTGCGATTCCGTCCAGCGTAATCTCTGAGGCCGTGAAATATTTGAAAGAGAATAAGGACGTTCCTAAAGAACCTGTACCGTTTATTGGAGCTTCACTTATGAATCTTACACCTGAAGTTGCTAAACAAATGGGAACCAATATTACGGAAGGTTCAGTTGTAGCGAGTACGGTCTACCAATCACCAGCTTATTTGGCTGATTTGAGACCCTATGACATTATTACAGGTGTAAATGGCACGCCGTATGCAACCAGTCAGGACCTCATTAATTTCATCAAGACACAGAAAGTCGGCGGTGAAATTACGCTCAATGTCGTTCGTGACGGTAAAAAAATGGATGTAAAAGTAAAGATTGGCAACAAAAATGATTTCAATACAACACAAACACAGCAGCAATAA
- a CDS encoding response regulator transcription factor, translated as MNGKVNVMIVDDHDMVRMGLKTYLMLEPAFHVMAEAGNGQQALEQLRQMKDTDKPDLILMDLMMPVMNGAEATQAIMSEFPGMKIVMLTSFLEDDLVVQAIEAGAVSYVLKTVSAEELIYALQGANRGMPVMTGDVSQALTRGIRQRTARESESGLTDREKEVLLLIAEGKNNKDIGEELHISIKTVKTHVSNLLMKCEMDDRTQLAIYAHRQGWVKKPS; from the coding sequence ATGAACGGCAAAGTAAACGTAATGATTGTGGATGACCATGATATGGTACGGATGGGCTTGAAGACATATCTAATGCTGGAGCCTGCTTTTCATGTGATGGCAGAAGCGGGCAACGGACAGCAAGCGCTGGAACAGCTTCGTCAGATGAAAGACACGGATAAGCCTGACTTGATTCTCATGGATCTGATGATGCCGGTGATGAATGGAGCTGAGGCGACCCAAGCTATTATGTCCGAATTTCCGGGCATGAAAATTGTAATGCTGACCAGTTTTCTTGAGGATGATCTTGTTGTTCAAGCTATTGAGGCAGGAGCGGTTAGTTATGTGCTGAAAACCGTATCCGCTGAAGAGCTAATCTATGCCCTTCAGGGAGCAAACCGAGGTATGCCGGTGATGACGGGAGATGTGTCACAGGCGTTAACGCGAGGGATTCGGCAGCGGACGGCGAGAGAAAGCGAATCGGGACTAACAGATCGCGAGAAGGAAGTCCTTTTACTCATTGCGGAGGGGAAAAACAACAAAGATATCGGAGAAGAATTACATATCAGTATCAAAACGGTGAAAACCCATGTAAGCAACCTGCTGATGAAATGTGAAATGGACGATCGGACGCAGCTGGCCATCTATGCCCATCGTCAGGGCTGGGTGAAGAAACCGAGCTGA
- a CDS encoding sensor histidine kinase, giving the protein MIRTLLKANKWELMTYFVLTGLIALGGFYLLYGDVLTGSHRNKAWTYIGIVVLGTVVTGYIAALRIQRKIDLLDLNMLKVSKGNLAVRMPEADDASFGRVYQEFNVMMESIEKKMRLLQRLGEQEVIEKEQASERAVIEERKRMARDLHDTVSQQLFAMHMSASSLPRLLEMNPEHGRNVLDQLIQMSHTAQRQMRGLIAQLRPVELEGRDLAGALDSWFPDYCRQNGLKGVKELELDGGVSDAIEHQLFLIIQEAVANVVKHAEAGLVSLSIRESEHQISMSISDDGQGFLQQADRPGSYGLSTMRERAEKLGGQVQIISKPGAGTTVRVLIPKFQKVSEEETE; this is encoded by the coding sequence ATGATTCGAACGCTTCTCAAAGCAAACAAGTGGGAACTGATGACGTATTTTGTGCTAACCGGACTGATTGCACTGGGTGGTTTTTATCTGCTGTACGGTGATGTTCTTACGGGTTCTCATCGTAATAAGGCATGGACATACATTGGTATTGTTGTTCTGGGGACCGTTGTCACTGGTTATATTGCTGCACTGCGCATTCAGCGCAAGATTGATCTGCTGGATCTGAATATGCTTAAGGTATCCAAGGGGAATTTGGCGGTACGTATGCCGGAGGCTGATGATGCTTCATTCGGTCGGGTCTATCAGGAATTTAATGTAATGATGGAGTCGATTGAGAAAAAAATGAGGCTCCTTCAGCGGCTTGGCGAGCAGGAGGTTATTGAGAAAGAGCAGGCTTCGGAACGTGCCGTCATCGAAGAACGCAAACGTATGGCAAGAGATCTGCATGACACAGTAAGTCAGCAGCTGTTCGCCATGCATATGTCAGCTTCGTCCCTTCCACGCCTGCTGGAGATGAATCCTGAACATGGCCGTAATGTGCTGGATCAGTTAATTCAGATGTCACACACGGCGCAGCGCCAAATGCGCGGGTTAATTGCCCAGCTTCGTCCAGTGGAACTGGAAGGACGTGATCTGGCCGGTGCACTGGACAGCTGGTTTCCGGATTACTGCAGGCAAAATGGTTTGAAAGGCGTGAAAGAGCTGGAGCTGGATGGCGGAGTCTCGGATGCCATTGAGCACCAGCTGTTTCTTATTATTCAGGAAGCGGTGGCGAACGTAGTCAAACATGCCGAAGCCGGGCTGGTCAGCCTGTCCATTCGGGAATCGGAGCATCAGATCAGCATGAGCATCAGTGATGACGGACAGGGTTTCCTGCAGCAGGCAGACCGTCCGGGTTCGTACGGATTGTCGACGATGCGTGAGCGTGCAGAGAAGCTTGGCGGTCAAGTGCAGATTATTTCCAAACCCGGGGCGGGAACGACAGTACGGGTGCTTATACCGAAATTTCAGAAGGTGTCAGAGGAGGAAACGGAATGA
- the liaF gene encoding cell wall-active antibiotics response protein LiaF gives MKRSTRDRWWVGIPLIAIGALILLRQLGYDIDIGYVFRTYWPVFLIWWGVKGLTEIRRSGGYAAVGPVIALAIGGFFLARNLGVIGYDYSLGEFIRYLIPVLLIGGGLYVLIGPGHRNRKHQDSVTPPPPEKPYEPLSPQDLEMPSSFDEEFEKTFGKPKQEPSSGKHQSFHAEKQSHQNANGETYGQPHTKYNKNSNDQNFEGYGHFNNNGYEQGYGKTLNKSTFIGDFHMGKEVFTLKPMNISSFIGDTIIDLTKAQIPYGETKIVISHFIGDVKVFVPEDMDLGVSLSTTSFIGDMKLLDTKRGGFIGNAQEETPHYREAGKKVRIIVSVFIGDIKVNKVG, from the coding sequence ATGAAACGATCTACGCGGGACCGTTGGTGGGTTGGGATACCTCTTATCGCTATCGGTGCACTGATCTTGCTCAGGCAATTGGGATATGACATTGATATAGGATATGTGTTTAGAACGTATTGGCCGGTGTTTTTAATCTGGTGGGGCGTAAAAGGGTTGACGGAAATCCGGCGCAGTGGAGGATATGCTGCTGTTGGACCGGTCATCGCGCTTGCCATAGGTGGATTCTTTCTGGCGCGTAACTTGGGTGTGATTGGGTACGACTACTCACTGGGTGAATTTATCCGTTATCTGATTCCCGTACTGCTGATTGGTGGAGGGTTGTATGTATTAATTGGCCCAGGGCACCGGAATCGGAAACATCAAGACAGCGTAACGCCGCCTCCACCTGAGAAGCCATACGAACCTTTGTCACCTCAGGATCTGGAGATGCCTTCTTCGTTCGATGAAGAGTTTGAGAAAACGTTTGGCAAGCCGAAGCAGGAGCCATCCTCAGGCAAGCATCAGTCTTTTCACGCCGAGAAGCAATCTCATCAGAATGCAAACGGTGAAACGTATGGTCAGCCTCATACAAAGTATAATAAAAACTCCAATGATCAGAACTTTGAAGGATATGGTCATTTCAACAACAACGGGTACGAGCAGGGCTATGGCAAAACATTGAATAAATCGACGTTCATTGGTGATTTTCATATGGGTAAAGAAGTGTTTACGCTGAAACCGATGAATATCTCTTCGTTTATTGGCGATACGATCATTGATTTGACCAAGGCACAAATTCCGTATGGTGAGACCAAAATTGTCATTTCACATTTTATCGGAGATGTCAAAGTGTTTGTTCCTGAGGACATGGATCTGGGCGTCTCGTTAAGCACAACCTCTTTTATCGGCGATATGAAGCTTCTGGATACTAAACGCGGAGGTTTTATAGGAAACGCGCAGGAAGAGACTCCACACTATCGCGAAGCAGGCAAGAAAGTGCGAATTATCGTCAGTGTGTTTATCGGTGACATCAAAGTCAATAAGGTGGGTTAA